A genomic stretch from Desulfosoma sp. includes:
- a CDS encoding phosphomannomutase/phosphoglucomutase — MDPKTFREYDIRGLVDKEIHDEDVERLGKAFATYLAPFGRRRVVVGRDCRLSSERYRDLLVQGMLSGGLDVVDVGVCPTPLLYFAIRHLDREGGIMITASHNPPEYNGFKICNGYDTISGPEIQKLKAVMDAGNFVQGSGTLRHEDIVTPYWEFVSGNIKLDRPLRVGVDAGNAVGGPVAIPLLERLGCRVYPLYCDMDGTFPNHEPDPTVLENLKDLIELVRRESLDVGIAYDGDCDRLGVVDHEGRVVYGDKLMIIFAREILNRKPGAVFISEVKCSKTLYDDIQKRGGTAIMWRTGHSLIKAKMKETGADLAGEMSGHMFFKDRYFGFDDGIYASCRLLEILARTNKRIPELLEGVPETVTTPEIRVACPDEIKFQVVERAVEYFKKAGYDVIDVDGARIVFPDGWGLVRASNTQPVLVLRYEAETEHRLKEIQKLIEDTIEKIRSGAM, encoded by the coding sequence ATGGATCCGAAAACGTTTCGCGAATATGACATTCGCGGTTTGGTGGACAAAGAGATTCATGACGAGGATGTGGAGCGGCTGGGCAAGGCTTTTGCCACCTATTTGGCCCCGTTTGGTCGTCGTCGTGTGGTTGTGGGGCGGGACTGCCGTCTGAGTTCGGAGCGGTACCGAGACCTTTTGGTGCAAGGCATGCTTTCCGGAGGACTGGACGTGGTGGATGTGGGTGTCTGCCCGACCCCTCTCCTTTATTTCGCCATTCGACATCTGGACCGGGAGGGCGGCATCATGATCACGGCAAGCCATAACCCTCCGGAATATAACGGCTTTAAAATCTGCAACGGCTACGACACCATTTCGGGTCCCGAAATTCAGAAACTCAAGGCCGTCATGGACGCTGGTAACTTTGTTCAGGGATCCGGCACTCTTCGTCATGAAGACATCGTGACACCCTATTGGGAGTTCGTCAGTGGGAATATAAAATTGGATCGGCCTCTGAGGGTCGGGGTTGATGCAGGCAATGCCGTGGGAGGCCCCGTGGCGATTCCTTTGCTGGAAAGATTGGGCTGCCGGGTCTACCCCCTCTATTGTGACATGGACGGCACTTTTCCCAATCATGAACCCGATCCGACGGTGCTGGAAAACCTCAAGGACCTCATTGAGTTGGTTCGGCGTGAATCCTTGGATGTGGGGATTGCTTACGACGGGGATTGCGACAGACTCGGCGTCGTGGATCATGAAGGGCGCGTGGTTTACGGGGACAAACTGATGATCATTTTCGCTCGAGAAATTCTCAACCGAAAACCCGGCGCCGTCTTCATCTCAGAGGTCAAGTGCTCAAAGACCTTGTACGATGACATTCAAAAACGTGGTGGGACCGCCATCATGTGGCGCACCGGCCATTCCTTGATCAAAGCCAAGATGAAGGAAACGGGAGCCGACTTAGCGGGCGAAATGAGCGGCCATATGTTTTTTAAGGATCGCTATTTCGGGTTTGACGACGGTATTTATGCCTCCTGCCGGCTTCTGGAGATTTTAGCTCGCACGAACAAGAGAATTCCCGAGCTCTTGGAAGGTGTTCCGGAAACGGTGACGACCCCGGAAATCCGCGTGGCATGTCCGGATGAGATCAAGTTTCAGGTGGTGGAGCGGGCCGTGGAGTATTTCAAAAAGGCCGGCTATGACGTGATTGACGTGGATGGAGCCCGCATTGTGTTTCCCGACGGCTGGGGATTGGTAAGGGCTTCCAACACGCAACCTGTGCTGGTGCTGCGTTACGAGGCGGAAACAGAGCATCGACTCAAAGAAATTCAGAAGCTCATTGAAGACACCATTGAAAAGATTCGATCCGGGGCCATGTAA
- a CDS encoding nucleotide sugar dehydrogenase, producing the protein MENLLQKIHERKATVGIIGLGYVGLPLLIRFGEAGFPLIGFDVDSAKINALLHGRSYIRHIPIEPVQRFLEAGQLDVTISFERLREADCIIICVPTPLTDKMEPDLRYIESTTDTIARHLRAGHLVVLESTTYPGTTEELMLPKLERTGLRVGHDFFLAFSPEREDPGNPQFHTGNIPKVVGGVTPACLECAKALYSHAVTRVVPVSSTRVAELTKLLENIYRSVNIALVNELKVLAFRMGIDIWEVIEAAATKPFGFTPFYPGPGLGGHCIPIDPFYLSWKAREYDFATRFIQLAGEVNVSMPYYVLERIIEALNERCRCLKGSRILILGVAYKKDIDDDRESPSYEVMQLLQERGALVSYNDPHIPKLKPGRKHRFDLESVPLNEETLSSSDAVVILTDHSAYDYSWIVRHAPLVIDTRNATKGVLEGREKIVKA; encoded by the coding sequence ATGGAAAACTTGCTTCAAAAGATTCACGAGCGAAAAGCCACCGTCGGCATCATTGGACTGGGCTACGTGGGCTTACCTCTGTTGATCCGTTTCGGAGAAGCCGGATTTCCTCTCATCGGCTTCGATGTGGACAGCGCCAAGATCAATGCTCTGCTGCACGGAAGAAGCTATATTCGGCATATTCCCATCGAACCTGTGCAAAGATTTCTCGAAGCCGGACAGTTGGATGTGACCATCAGCTTCGAGCGGCTTCGCGAAGCCGACTGCATCATCATCTGCGTCCCCACTCCGTTGACCGACAAAATGGAACCCGACCTTCGTTACATCGAAAGTACCACAGACACCATTGCCCGGCATCTCAGAGCCGGGCATCTTGTGGTGCTGGAAAGCACTACGTATCCCGGCACCACCGAGGAGCTCATGCTGCCCAAATTGGAACGCACCGGGCTTCGGGTAGGACATGACTTTTTCCTTGCCTTTTCTCCCGAAAGGGAAGACCCTGGAAATCCTCAGTTCCACACGGGCAACATTCCCAAGGTGGTGGGTGGTGTCACGCCGGCATGTCTGGAATGTGCCAAGGCTTTGTACAGCCATGCCGTGACACGCGTCGTGCCCGTCTCCAGCACTCGGGTTGCGGAACTCACCAAGCTTCTCGAAAATATTTACCGAAGTGTCAACATTGCTCTGGTCAATGAACTCAAGGTTTTGGCTTTTCGTATGGGTATCGATATCTGGGAAGTGATCGAAGCGGCGGCTACCAAGCCTTTCGGATTCACACCCTTTTACCCAGGCCCGGGTTTGGGGGGGCACTGCATCCCCATCGACCCCTTTTACTTGTCGTGGAAAGCTCGGGAATACGATTTCGCCACTCGATTCATACAACTGGCCGGCGAAGTGAATGTCTCCATGCCCTATTACGTCCTGGAACGTATCATCGAAGCCCTCAACGAACGCTGTCGATGTTTGAAAGGATCGCGTATTCTCATTCTGGGCGTGGCTTATAAAAAGGATATCGATGACGATCGTGAATCTCCGTCTTATGAAGTCATGCAGTTGCTGCAGGAACGAGGAGCCCTTGTTTCGTACAACGATCCCCATATTCCGAAATTAAAACCGGGTCGTAAGCATCGTTTCGATCTGGAATCGGTGCCTCTCAACGAAGAAACCCTATCATCCTCAGACGCCGTGGTGATTCTGACGGACCACAGCGCTTACGATTATTCTTGGATCGTTCGTCATGCCCCTCTTGTGATCGATACACGAAACGCCACCAAAGGCGTTTTGGAAGGTAGGGAAAAAATCGTCAAAGCTTAA
- a CDS encoding NAD-dependent epimerase/dehydratase family protein — MEKRQKHSEICVVTGAAGFVGSHLCEKLLALGYTVVGIDNFFSGHRENLEPFVEHPRFSFHERSVTERGLLKEIRERQGALFAVFHLAAIVSVPYSLEHPQETFHVNTEATLFLLEEAEGLGARSFVFAGSAAEYGDQDRVPLSEADADDHTRWLSPYGEAKYRASMAVASRRGPLRGVSLRCFNIYGPRQDPFSPYSGVISRFVDMALTQRPLTVFGDGLQTRDFVFVSDVVDAYCRAGLRIEDDDKIVSGIYNVGSGRATSIVDLARLICRLTQRPESITFGPERPGDIRHSTANIDAIKRDLNWMPRIGLEEGLTRTIQWMRGSK; from the coding sequence ATGGAGAAACGACAAAAACATTCTGAAATCTGCGTGGTGACAGGTGCCGCCGGTTTCGTGGGAAGCCATCTGTGTGAAAAACTTCTGGCCTTGGGGTATACCGTTGTCGGTATCGATAACTTCTTTTCCGGACATCGGGAAAACCTGGAACCCTTTGTGGAGCATCCTCGATTTTCTTTTCATGAAAGGTCTGTGACGGAGCGCGGCCTGTTAAAGGAGATCAGGGAACGCCAGGGGGCTCTCTTTGCCGTTTTTCACCTGGCGGCCATTGTGAGTGTGCCTTATTCGCTGGAACATCCCCAAGAGACTTTTCATGTGAACACGGAGGCCACCCTTTTTCTTTTGGAAGAAGCCGAAGGGTTGGGGGCACGTTCCTTTGTGTTTGCGGGATCTGCTGCAGAATATGGCGATCAGGACCGCGTGCCCTTGAGTGAGGCGGATGCCGACGATCACACTCGATGGTTAAGTCCTTATGGGGAAGCTAAGTATCGGGCGTCCATGGCTGTGGCGTCCCGCCGAGGTCCTCTGCGAGGGGTATCCTTGCGATGTTTTAATATCTACGGTCCCCGGCAGGATCCTTTTAGCCCTTACAGCGGCGTGATTTCCCGTTTTGTGGATATGGCCCTAACCCAAAGGCCTTTGACCGTCTTCGGAGACGGTCTGCAGACCCGAGATTTCGTTTTCGTCTCGGATGTGGTGGATGCGTATTGTCGCGCCGGTCTAAGAATCGAAGACGACGATAAGATCGTTTCAGGTATTTACAATGTGGGATCGGGGCGGGCAACCTCCATCGTGGATCTGGCCCGATTGATTTGTCGCTTGACACAGCGGCCGGAATCCATAACGTTTGGTCCAGAACGTCCCGGGGACATTCGACATAGCACTGCGAACATCGACGCCATCAAAAGAGATCTCAACTGGATGCCCCGGATCGGCTTGGAAGAGGGTTTGACGAGAACCATTCAGTGGATGCGCGGTTCGAAATGA
- a CDS encoding superoxide dismutase, protein MKKAIVAGVACLALALVVVTCKRFRDEGQLPMSRALEPYRAMDFGHLLGMEGFSDALLKMHFTLYQGYVNNTNALLEKTRALAKEGKTDGPEYAELKRRLGFEFNGMKLHEYYFGNLGGSGVLPEGNPLYEAIVENFGSFENWKADFIATGRMRGIGWVVLYQDPATGRLVNTWINEHETGHFVGCLPLLVMDVFEHAYVTDYGLDRKAYIEAFFKNLNWKVVLQRLGVAVKETDFPEPKTSAPKGGSQGEKTGPAASEKVTEASKS, encoded by the coding sequence GTGAAGAAAGCGATCGTAGCGGGTGTGGCGTGCCTGGCTTTGGCGCTTGTGGTCGTGACGTGTAAACGTTTTCGCGACGAAGGTCAACTGCCCATGAGTCGAGCTCTTGAGCCGTATCGTGCCATGGATTTCGGTCACCTTTTGGGGATGGAGGGTTTCAGTGACGCCCTTCTCAAGATGCATTTCACCCTGTATCAAGGCTATGTGAACAATACCAACGCTCTTTTGGAAAAGACTCGAGCCTTGGCCAAAGAAGGTAAAACTGATGGGCCGGAATATGCCGAATTGAAAAGGCGATTGGGTTTCGAATTCAACGGTATGAAACTGCATGAGTATTACTTCGGCAATCTGGGCGGATCCGGCGTTTTGCCTGAAGGCAATCCTCTCTATGAAGCTATAGTGGAAAACTTCGGCAGCTTTGAAAACTGGAAAGCGGATTTCATTGCTACGGGAAGAATGCGCGGCATCGGTTGGGTTGTTCTTTACCAAGACCCGGCAACGGGCCGTTTGGTGAATACGTGGATCAACGAACACGAAACGGGGCATTTTGTGGGATGTCTGCCTTTGTTGGTCATGGACGTTTTTGAACATGCTTATGTGACGGACTACGGTCTCGACCGCAAGGCCTACATCGAAGCTTTCTTTAAGAACCTTAACTGGAAAGTGGTTTTGCAACGTCTCGGTGTTGCGGTCAAAGAGACCGATTTTCCCGAACCCAAGACGTCGGCGCCCAAAGGTGGGTCTCAGGGGGAAAAAACAGGGCCGGCGGCATCGGAAAAGGTGACGGAAGCGTCGAAGTCTTGA
- a CDS encoding HD domain-containing protein, whose amino-acid sequence MESMVESLRRQRELVLQGADDEALRRHMSLLEIAVISLHNRLVNRMASESERFRSSGAILAVGLLGRGLLGPQDPVSLLWLRTETFPWDENAQREIVTPLKEAGWQVRLQCATIPELLEEAGSRLGFFFELLDARYLSGNRQLVAELDHALDDFILEHQRPLLDHLYEGIRARQARLSMAEDWLEPDMLDSPGALKDIDTIRFAARILLDVRCFDDAIFQGYLTRKEVDRLQNAEKKLLKWLNLLRTVKGDRQSVLDFKVQEILAEKLGYSGRSGFLPVESFMQEVHETLHDVFCVSSEFCERLQETGKIALGPSPSGPRVAVEEGVSLVGGRLHVDPGRLEPTAANVIRLYVLAAQHRAGFSSATRRWLHHHRSVVETSTGDPEVQEAFLRLLSIDDGHVSVIRRFYNDGFLRALVPETSLVHALVQHDAFHVYPLHEHHLRTLREIKRLKAGEYQEEEPELTSLAQEMGDNPWLSLAALFHDIGKHAGSHHAKHGADMFPVIARRLGISPEGSDLVSFLIRNHLLLMDTASMRDLGDMELLVQCARTVEDPERLHLLMLLSFADMMATGPRAVQKWRDTPVHELYRKLLDLLEKGEPGEEILAERLQRLKEAVLEKMAHLVDRSRLEEHFRDLAPRYVLTSSPEAVARHLRLEMELGPEPEAFVWEVEKENGGVEITVLSREVPGFLAKAAGVLTLHNLDIRDARVFTKKNGVMIFVFRCRFVFPTQEEPDWGSVRADLRRLLEGRLALDYRIAAHAAAKRLSPARSLIPSPSRVLLDNDSAKDYTIVEVYTMDRPGLLYTITRTLLDLQVRIYVAKITTKVDQVADIFYIKNHRGEKVTDREQMDEICRALLFYLDGPAGFES is encoded by the coding sequence ATGGAAAGCATGGTGGAATCCCTGAGAAGACAAAGAGAATTGGTTTTGCAGGGTGCCGATGACGAAGCATTGCGTCGGCACATGAGCCTTTTGGAGATTGCGGTCATCAGTTTGCATAATCGTCTCGTAAACCGAATGGCCTCGGAATCCGAGCGGTTTCGTTCCAGCGGCGCCATCTTAGCCGTGGGACTCTTGGGACGGGGTCTTCTTGGTCCTCAGGATCCGGTAAGCCTTTTATGGCTGCGCACGGAGACCTTTCCTTGGGACGAGAATGCGCAGCGGGAGATAGTAACGCCCCTCAAAGAGGCCGGGTGGCAGGTGCGTTTGCAATGTGCCACGATCCCGGAACTGTTGGAGGAAGCGGGATCTCGGCTAGGTTTCTTTTTTGAACTGCTCGATGCCCGCTATCTTTCCGGAAACCGACAATTGGTGGCCGAACTGGATCATGCTCTGGACGATTTCATCCTTGAGCATCAACGACCCCTGTTAGACCATCTCTATGAAGGGATTCGAGCACGTCAAGCACGGCTTTCCATGGCCGAAGACTGGCTGGAACCAGACATGCTGGATAGCCCGGGAGCCCTCAAAGACATCGATACCATTCGCTTTGCCGCGCGTATCCTTTTGGACGTTCGCTGCTTTGACGATGCCATTTTTCAAGGATATCTGACGCGCAAGGAAGTGGATCGACTGCAAAATGCAGAAAAAAAACTGCTTAAATGGCTCAATCTGCTTCGCACCGTGAAGGGTGACCGCCAGAGTGTTCTGGATTTCAAGGTTCAAGAGATTTTGGCCGAAAAACTAGGCTACAGCGGCAGGTCCGGCTTTCTTCCTGTGGAATCTTTCATGCAAGAAGTGCATGAAACACTGCATGACGTGTTTTGTGTCAGTTCAGAGTTTTGCGAACGTCTTCAGGAGACAGGGAAAATCGCCTTGGGGCCTTCGCCTTCGGGACCTAGAGTGGCCGTAGAAGAAGGAGTGTCTCTGGTTGGTGGACGGCTCCATGTGGATCCGGGACGCCTTGAGCCCACCGCAGCCAACGTGATCCGCCTCTATGTGTTGGCGGCGCAGCACAGAGCCGGCTTTTCCAGTGCCACGCGTCGTTGGCTGCATCATCACCGTAGCGTTGTGGAAACCTCCACAGGGGACCCCGAGGTCCAAGAGGCTTTTCTACGGTTGCTGTCCATCGATGACGGTCATGTATCGGTGATTCGGCGCTTCTACAATGACGGATTTTTAAGGGCTCTCGTTCCCGAAACGTCCTTGGTGCACGCCCTCGTGCAACACGACGCTTTCCACGTATATCCGTTACATGAACACCATTTGAGGACCTTGCGGGAAATCAAACGGCTTAAAGCCGGCGAGTATCAAGAGGAAGAGCCGGAACTGACGTCATTGGCCCAGGAAATGGGGGACAATCCATGGCTTTCTCTGGCGGCTCTCTTTCACGACATCGGCAAGCATGCTGGCAGTCATCATGCCAAACATGGAGCGGATATGTTTCCTGTGATCGCTCGGCGTCTCGGCATTAGCCCCGAAGGGTCTGATTTGGTCAGTTTCCTGATTCGAAACCATCTGCTGCTTATGGACACAGCTTCCATGAGGGATCTCGGCGACATGGAACTTCTGGTTCAATGCGCCCGTACCGTTGAAGATCCTGAACGATTGCATCTGCTCATGCTCTTGAGTTTTGCGGACATGATGGCCACAGGGCCGCGAGCTGTGCAGAAATGGCGGGATACCCCGGTCCATGAGCTTTACCGAAAGTTACTGGATCTTCTGGAAAAGGGGGAGCCTGGGGAAGAGATTCTTGCAGAACGCCTGCAAAGACTGAAGGAGGCGGTTCTTGAAAAAATGGCCCACTTGGTGGACCGCTCCCGCTTAGAAGAACACTTTCGTGACCTGGCTCCTCGTTACGTGCTGACCAGTTCCCCGGAAGCCGTGGCGCGCCATCTCCGTTTGGAAATGGAACTAGGACCTGAACCCGAAGCCTTTGTCTGGGAAGTGGAAAAGGAAAACGGAGGCGTGGAAATCACGGTGCTCAGCCGCGAAGTGCCTGGTTTTCTTGCAAAAGCGGCCGGCGTTTTGACCCTCCACAATCTGGATATTCGAGACGCTCGAGTTTTTACCAAAAAAAACGGTGTCATGATTTTCGTTTTCAGATGCCGATTTGTTTTTCCAACCCAGGAAGAACCCGATTGGGGATCGGTGCGCGCCGATCTGCGTCGTCTTCTGGAGGGGCGATTGGCTCTGGATTACCGCATCGCCGCCCATGCAGCGGCCAAAAGATTATCGCCTGCACGCTCCTTGATTCCCAGTCCCAGCCGTGTTCTTTTGGATAACGATTCGGCCAAGGATTACACCATCGTGGAAGTGTACACCATGGACCGCCCGGGGCTTTTGTACACCATCACTCGAACGCTCTTGGATTTACAAGTGCGCATCTATGTGGCCAAAATCACCACCAAGGTGGATCAGGTCGCGGATATCTTCTACATCAAGAATCATCGAGGAGAAAAAGTGACCGACCGCGAACAGATGGATGAGATTTGTCGGGCGCTGCTTTTCTATCTCGACGGACCGGCTGGGTTCGAATCCTAA
- a CDS encoding J domain-containing protein, giving the protein MSLYIRRLWEGGHTHYVLKESYWNGSCFATRSILDLGTDPTEYIVYTGGNGFYFSDAVEEAFARLGLEPETEDLEKAFLLYLDPHIRRIIENFTTGKKAPSLSWNAEECAHHQRFLHPFDKRRMHFLRCGRIDIGNLEGKSWKFLNVLCDKSRDEIEHVIEGMEKDLRPQERRNYLFTALELQRYFPSHLLKNNPAALDSEKVDAYFLEEICRLNEDATFFFGVEDHDPRKLHSFLVKYVIMYFDHSFTPESLWNRVFNDFLRNRQFRFQPPARQTLTEEEACACLGLHPKEYRAMSAQALTRHYRKRAKKHHPDTGGDHETFIRLSQAYECLVRRKAHRH; this is encoded by the coding sequence ATGTCTCTCTATATTCGTCGTCTATGGGAAGGCGGTCACACCCATTATGTGCTTAAGGAATCTTATTGGAACGGATCGTGTTTTGCCACGAGAAGCATTCTCGATTTGGGAACGGATCCCACGGAGTATATTGTTTACACGGGAGGCAATGGGTTCTACTTCAGTGACGCTGTGGAGGAGGCTTTTGCCCGCTTGGGGCTAGAACCGGAAACGGAGGATTTGGAAAAAGCTTTTCTGTTGTATCTTGATCCGCACATTCGAAGAATTATAGAAAATTTTACCACGGGAAAAAAAGCACCTTCCCTTTCATGGAATGCCGAAGAATGTGCCCATCACCAAAGATTCCTTCATCCTTTCGATAAAAGGCGTATGCATTTTTTGCGATGCGGTCGAATCGACATTGGAAACCTGGAAGGTAAATCCTGGAAGTTTCTCAATGTGCTGTGCGATAAAAGCCGAGACGAGATCGAACATGTCATTGAGGGTATGGAAAAGGATCTCCGTCCTCAGGAGCGAAGAAACTACCTGTTTACGGCGCTGGAACTTCAAAGGTACTTTCCAAGCCATCTTCTGAAAAACAATCCCGCCGCCTTGGATTCGGAAAAAGTTGATGCCTATTTCCTCGAGGAAATTTGCAGACTGAACGAAGACGCCACATTCTTTTTCGGCGTTGAAGACCATGATCCTCGAAAGCTGCATTCTTTCCTTGTCAAGTACGTCATCATGTATTTCGATCACAGCTTCACCCCTGAATCCTTGTGGAACCGGGTCTTTAACGACTTTCTACGCAACCGACAATTTCGCTTTCAGCCTCCTGCACGCCAGACCTTAACGGAAGAGGAAGCCTGTGCCTGTTTGGGACTCCATCCAAAAGAATACCGGGCCATGAGCGCGCAGGCTCTGACCCGGCATTATCGTAAGCGAGCCAAAAAGCACCACCCTGATACGGGCGGGGATCACGAAACCTTCATTCGCCTTTCTCAAGCCTACGAGTGCCTCGTTCGCCGCAAGGCACATCGGCATTAA
- the meaB gene encoding methylmalonyl Co-A mutase-associated GTPase MeaB, which translates to MSIVDQILAGDVRAVARLLRDIDDQMPSAREILKELYPHTGRAYILGFTGSPGVGKSTLVDQMAMEYRKKGLTVGILAIDPTSPFTGGAILGDRIRMQRHFLDGGVFIRSLATRGHFGGLTKSTNDMITVLDAMGKDVIMVETVGVGQDEVDIANCAHTTILVTIPGMGDEVQAIKAGIMEIGNIFVVNKADREGSRKTVRELRNLIELGLRRSQDQHWEPPIIETEALKGRGVPELLEAVERHRQYLLENDRIQWEAVSQKRARTQLLETLREEALAELLRRMEKRGQSLDDLVSKVTQRETDPYTVVQDLLQCELR; encoded by the coding sequence ATGAGCATCGTGGACCAAATCCTGGCGGGAGATGTTCGGGCCGTCGCTCGCCTTCTGCGGGACATCGATGACCAAATGCCTTCCGCGCGGGAGATTTTGAAAGAGCTCTACCCCCACACAGGTCGGGCTTACATTCTGGGATTTACGGGATCCCCGGGAGTGGGTAAGAGCACGTTGGTGGATCAAATGGCCATGGAATATCGAAAGAAAGGCCTTACCGTAGGTATTCTGGCCATCGATCCTACCAGCCCATTTACAGGCGGAGCCATTTTGGGGGACCGCATTCGTATGCAGCGCCATTTTTTGGATGGCGGCGTCTTTATTCGCAGTTTGGCCACGCGCGGCCACTTCGGTGGACTCACCAAGTCCACCAACGACATGATCACTGTCCTGGATGCCATGGGTAAAGACGTGATCATGGTGGAAACCGTCGGGGTGGGCCAGGATGAGGTGGACATCGCCAATTGCGCTCATACCACGATCCTCGTGACCATTCCCGGCATGGGCGACGAAGTGCAGGCCATCAAGGCCGGCATCATGGAAATCGGCAACATCTTCGTGGTCAACAAAGCGGATCGCGAAGGCTCCCGTAAGACTGTGCGGGAATTGCGAAACCTGATCGAACTGGGTCTCAGAAGATCGCAGGATCAGCACTGGGAACCGCCCATCATCGAAACCGAAGCCTTGAAAGGGCGAGGCGTTCCGGAACTTCTGGAAGCCGTGGAACGTCATCGGCAGTACCTGCTGGAAAACGATAGGATCCAATGGGAAGCCGTTTCCCAAAAAAGGGCTAGGACGCAACTTTTGGAGACTCTGCGGGAAGAAGCTTTGGCGGAGTTGCTGCGACGCATGGAAAAAAGAGGACAAAGCCTGGACGATTTGGTAAGCAAGGTCACACAAAGAGAAACGGATCCCTACACCGTGGTCCAGGATTTGCTCCAGTGTGAGCTGCGATGA
- a CDS encoding cobalamin B12-binding domain-containing protein: protein MADERKLRILIAKPGLDGHDRGARVIARAFRDAGFEVVYTGCHQTPEQIVSTAIQEDVDLIGLSILSGAHRYSFPRIMELLKENNAEDITVIGGGIFPLEDIPKLKAIGIKEIFEPGAKLDDIVQWVRTNVKPRKAMVAE from the coding sequence ATGGCCGATGAAAGGAAACTTCGTATATTAATCGCCAAACCGGGACTGGACGGGCATGATCGAGGCGCCCGTGTAATCGCTCGAGCCTTTCGCGACGCTGGTTTTGAAGTGGTCTACACTGGATGCCATCAAACACCGGAACAAATTGTCAGCACCGCCATTCAGGAGGATGTGGATCTGATCGGTCTAAGTATTCTGTCCGGAGCCCATCGGTATTCTTTTCCGAGAATCATGGAACTGCTCAAAGAAAATAATGCCGAAGACATCACGGTCATCGGCGGCGGCATTTTCCCGCTTGAAGACATTCCCAAACTCAAGGCCATCGGGATTAAAGAAATTTTTGAGCCAGGGGCCAAACTGGACGATATCGTTCAATGGGTCCGTACCAATGTCAAACCGAGGAAAGCCATGGTGGCTGAATGA